In the genome of Streptomyces sp. SAI-127, the window GGCAGACGATGCCTGAGGCCCGGGCGTGGGTCCCAGAGGCGCGGACGATGACCGGGGCCGCTGGGCAGGGTCCGCGACGGCAGACGATGCCTGAGGCCCGGGCGTGGGTCCCAGAGGCGCGGACGATGACCGGGGCCGCTGGGCAGGGTCCGCGACGGCAGACGATGACCGAGGCCGCGGCACGGGGCCCCGTGTCGGTGCGAGTGGAGGAGGTGGCGGCATGAGTTGGCATGTGGCCGAAGGTGATCTGCGGGCTTATGCCCAGGGCGAGTTGGCCGCCCCCCTGCTCTGGTCCGCCGACACCCACCTGGCGGCCTGTGCCGAGTGCCGGGGGCTGCTGGCCGAGGTCACCGACCCGGTGGCGCTGGACGCCGGGTGGGAGCGGCTGGACGCCGAGCTGGACGCGCCCCGGCCGGGATGGCTCGAGTCGCTGCTGACCCGGGCCGGGATCGCCGACCACACCGCGCGGCTGCTCGCGGCCACGCCGGTGCTCAGGCGCTCCTGGCTGGCGGCCGTGGTGTTCCTGCTGCTGACGACCGTCGGCGCGGTCCGCACGACCGAGTCGCCGACCCTGTTCCTCGCCCTCGCCCCGCTGCTGCCGCTGGTCGGCGTGGCCCTGTCCTACGGCCCGGCGCTCGACCCGACCTACGAGATGACGGTCGTCGCGCCCACCCACGGCTTCCGGCTGCTGATGATCCGCACGCTCGCCGTGCTGGTCGCGGGCCTCGGCCTCAACGGGCTCGCCACCCTCGCCCTGCCCGGCTACGGCCTGCGTGCCCTGGCCTGGCTGCTGCCCGCGCTCGCCCTCACCGCGACCGGCCTCGCGCTCACCCCGAGGCTCGGCCCGGTACTCGCACCGTCCCTGGTGGGCGGCGCCTGGGTCGCCGTACTCCTCGCCGCGCAGGCCGCGCAGCAGACGGCCGCCGACCCGCTCGCGCCCTTCACCGCGGCCGGGCAGGGCGTGGCCGGGACCGTCGCCGCGCTCGCCGCCGGGCTGCTCTTCCTCCTCCGTGACCGCTTCGACCTCTTCAACGGGAGCGCCGAATGACCGCCGCCGTCTCCGCCTCCGGGCTCCACCTCCGCTACGGCGGCACCCGCGCACTCGACGACGTGTCACTGCGGCTGACGCCGGGCGTGACCGGGCTGCTCGGGCCCAACGGGGCCGGAAAGACCACCCTGTTGAGGGTGCTCGCCACCGCCGTGCCCGCGGACCGGGGCTCCTTCACCGTCCTCGGCCACGACCCCGGCACCTCGCGCGGGCGTCAGGAGGTCCGCCGCTCGCTCGGCTATCTGCCGCAGACCCCCGGGTTCCACCCGGACTTCAGCGCCTTCGAGTTCGTCGACTACGTCGCGATCCTCAAGGAACTCACCGACCGCACCGCACGCCACCGCGAGGTGCGACGCGTGCTGGAGGAGGTCGACCTCGGGGACGTACGCGCAAAGCGCATCAAGAAGCTGTCCGGCGGGATGCGGCAGCGGGTCGCGCTGGCCGCCGCCCTGGTCGGCGACCCCGGCTTCCTCGTCCTCGACGAGCCGACCGTCGGCCTCGACCCCGAACAGCGCATGCGGTTCCGGGAGTTGATCGCCCAGGCCGGAGAGGGCCGGACCGTGCTCCTGTCCACCCACCAGACCGAGGACGTGGCGATGCTCTGCCACCGCGTCCTGGTCATGGCCCGCGGCCGCATCCTCTTCGAGGGCACCCCCGCCGACCTGACCGCCCGCGCCGCCGGCCGGGTGTGGAGCAGCACGGAACGCGCCCCGGACGCGAAGGCCGGCTGGCGCACCGGCACCGGCTCCTTCCGCAACGTGGGCGACCCGCCCGCCGGTGCCGACCTCGTCGAACCCACCCTGGAGGACGGCTACCTGCTCACCCTGGACGACGCGGGCGCGCAGGTGGCGACCGCATGAGCCTCGCGACCCGGACGGCGGCCGAGCCCTCCGCCGTAGCTGAAAACAACCCGCGGCGCTCCTGGGCGGCCGTGTTCGCCCTCGCCCGCTTCGAGGCACGCGACCTGCTGCGGTACATCCCGGTGGTGGCGACGCTCCTGCTGTACATCGGCTACACCGCCTGGACGCTGTTCCACGAGAAGGAGGGCATGGACGCCTTCCCGGCCCTCCAGGACGCCGACCGCGACACCCAGACCGGGCCCCTGCTGCTCGGGATCGCCCTGTTCGTGTGCGTCAACCGTTGCACGCTGCGCTCCCGCAGGCGCGGCACCGACCGGCAGTTCGACGTGCTGGTCATGGAACCGTGGCGGCGGACGGTCGCCCATGTGCTGTCGGTGGTGCCCTTCGCCGCCGTCACCGCGCTGGTCGTGCTCGGCGAGTTCACCCGGCAGGCCCTGCGGCCGGGCGCAGTGGGCCACGGCTCACTCGCCGAACTGGCCGTCGGCCCCCTGTACGTGCTGCTGTGCGGCGCGTTCGGAGTGCTGCTCGCCCGGCTGGTCCCCTCCACGTTCGCGGCGCCGGTCGGCGTGGTCGGACTCTTCGTCTTCAGCGTGTTCATCTCCGCGGGCACCAGCGGCGCGGAGTGGTCGCGCTGGCTGTCCCCGATCGTGGGCGAGACCAGCAGCAACACGGTCCTCCCTTCAGACCTC includes:
- a CDS encoding ABC transporter ATP-binding protein — its product is MTAAVSASGLHLRYGGTRALDDVSLRLTPGVTGLLGPNGAGKTTLLRVLATAVPADRGSFTVLGHDPGTSRGRQEVRRSLGYLPQTPGFHPDFSAFEFVDYVAILKELTDRTARHREVRRVLEEVDLGDVRAKRIKKLSGGMRQRVALAAALVGDPGFLVLDEPTVGLDPEQRMRFRELIAQAGEGRTVLLSTHQTEDVAMLCHRVLVMARGRILFEGTPADLTARAAGRVWSSTERAPDAKAGWRTGTGSFRNVGDPPAGADLVEPTLEDGYLLTLDDAGAQVATA
- a CDS encoding zf-HC2 domain-containing protein; this encodes MSWHVAEGDLRAYAQGELAAPLLWSADTHLAACAECRGLLAEVTDPVALDAGWERLDAELDAPRPGWLESLLTRAGIADHTARLLAATPVLRRSWLAAVVFLLLTTVGAVRTTESPTLFLALAPLLPLVGVALSYGPALDPTYEMTVVAPTHGFRLLMIRTLAVLVAGLGLNGLATLALPGYGLRALAWLLPALALTATGLALTPRLGPVLAPSLVGGAWVAVLLAAQAAQQTAADPLAPFTAAGQGVAGTVAALAAGLLFLLRDRFDLFNGSAE